CCGGGGCTCAGATTCGGCTGGAGAGCATCTGCACCGTGCACGGACACAAGGAAGTCCGGTTGACAGGCATGGGGCTGGTGGTCGGTCTGAATGGAACCGGAGATGGCGGCAATGCCGGACCGACGATTCGGGCTCTGGCCGCGGCCATGAAGAACATGAATGTGCCGATCACCGATGCCCGCGAACTGCGGGACGCCAAGAACGTGGCCATCGTGATGATCGAAGCGACGATTCCGAAAACGGGTCTGCATCAGGGGCAGCGGCTCGACTGCTACGTCAGTTCTTATCTTGGATCGGAAAGCCTTCGTGGCGGACGACTGCTGATCGCTCCGATCCAACTGGCCGACATGCGAAGCGAACTTCTCGTCGGAACCGCGTCTGGAGCCACCGTCATCGAGGATCCGGTTACTCCGACACGCGCTCGCATTCCGGGTGGCGTCGTGCTGGAAACCGATCTGTTCCGCAGTGCCGAGTACCTGCATCGCATCGTTGACACTTCCACGGGCGAGCCGAAGATTCGCCTGCTGCTGAATGAGTCCCACTCAAGTTTCATCTCGGCTCGCATGATCACGGAAGTCATCAACGAGGCGTTCGAGTTCGAATCATTCGATCAGCAGCATGCCAAAGCCGTCAGCCCCAGTGTGATCGACATCTCCATTCCCAAGACCTGGCAGGAAACGCCGGTCGACTTCATTGCCGAAGTGCTCGACCTCAAAATTACTTCGCCGCACAGCATGTCGCGGGTGCAGGTGAACGCCCAGACCGGCGTGGTTATTCTCTCGGGCGATGTCGAACTCAGCCCTGTGCTCATTAACCATCCGAACTTGCAGATCAGCATCGGCAACGTGCCGAACCTGGTCGACGGGGCACAGTTCCGTGTGCTGTCGGATGAACAGTCGGTCCGAACCAATTCCCGTCTCGACGAACTCGTGCAGGCTCTCAACCAACTGGGAGTCCCCCGGGAAGCGATGATCGAAGTGCTTCGCGAACTGGCTCGTTCCGGCAAGCTGCACGCGATCTACGAAGAAATCTAACCGCTGAAGCGAAGACCCTGCTGCTCCCTCCACTCTGATCTCTCCCCTCCCTCCTGGAGATCGCCATGAATATCTCAGCTGCTTCCAGCACCAGTAACGATATGCTCCGCATGAGCCAGCTGGCTGGTTCGCCCAATGTGTCCGCGAAGGATGTGACGGCGAAACAGGCCTTCCAGCAGTTCGTGGGGAGTACGTTCTATCAACAGATGCTCAAGGCGCTGCGGAGTACCGAACAGAAGGTGCAGTATCTGGACTCGGGCCAGGCCGAGGAGGCGTTCCGCAATCAGCTGGATCAACAGCTGGCTCAGGATCTGGCCGCTTCCCACGGAGCCGACTTTAGCGATTCCCTGTATGAGGCGTTTGAAGTCGGATTGAAAACACGAATGGCGGAAAAAGGCGCGCAGATTGACCAGCTTGCCTGATCGTTACGACCGGACCGGTTCAGCGGTTCCGGTCCCCGGTGGAGCATCCGCTCCGATGCCGAGTGGTAGAATATTCCGATTTTGAGGATAGAGCCAATCCTGACGATTCTGCGCAGACGCGGTGTCCGATCAGAACCGTTTGTCCGGGAGCTGGCTTTCTTCTCAAAAGAGGACCGGCATGGAACGCCCCGCTTCGCCCCCGCTGACAGGATTCCAGCGAGAGATTGAAACGCTGCTGATCGATCTGGTCACCGTACAACGTCAGTTGTCCGACGTGCAAACGGCCAAGAAGCAGGTGCTGATTTCGCGGGAACTGGAACAACTTGATCAACTTCAGCAGACAGAACGTCAGCATCAGCAGCGACTGAACCAGCTGCTGGGGCTGCGGCAGCATTTGATGGAGAACATGCGGAGAGGGGGCATCATCGGCAACTCGCTGTATCAGCAGTGCCATCATCAGGGCTGGCTGCAGGAAGGGCGACTTGCTTCGCTGTTTCGTGAAGCCAGGCAGTTGGGTATGGAATTGCGTCAGCAGTCCTGGTCGTTGTGGACACTGGCCCAGAAAGCATCGCGTTATTACACAGCTGCACTTGAACTGATTGCCCAGGGGGGGAATCAGCAGCCGACTTACGAGCAACATCCCCAGAACAGCGGAGGCTCCACCGGCGGCGCCCTGCTGGATGCGTCTATCTAAAGCAGACCAACCATGGGACTTAATGCCTCACTTTATACGGCTGGCCGTTCGCTCGAAATGTATTCCGCCGGAATTCAGGTCGCGGGCCAGAACGTCGCCAACGCAAACACTCCGGGATATGTCCGGGAAGATTTGCAGGTTGGGACCGCTGCACCATACAAGCAGAACGGACTGCTGTTCGGCACCGGAGCCACGATCCATGGTATTCGACAGCAGCTCGACTATCACCTCGAACAGCAGATTCACGCGGCCAATGCCGATTCCTCCGGAGCCGCCGCCCGTGTCGATGGCTACGCTCACCTGCAGTTGATTCTCGGCGAACTCAGTTCGGGCGATCTTTCGAGCCAGCTCAATGCATTCACCGCCGCGATGCAGGAAGTCATCAATCAACCGGAGTTGCTGGCCAACCGTCAGTTCGTGCTGCAGCAGGGCGAACAGATGGCCAAGTCGCTGAACTCGATGCGAACCCAGCTCGATCGGGCCCGGGATTCGGTCACGGTCAGTATCAACGGCCTGGTTGAAGAAGCCAATTCGCTGATCGATGAGATCGCCACGCTCAACACGCGAATCGTGCGGGCTGA
The genomic region above belongs to Rubinisphaera margarita and contains:
- a CDS encoding flagellar basal body P-ring protein FlgI, with product MFALLRYFRLLTLVLVVICMSREAGAQIRLESICTVHGHKEVRLTGMGLVVGLNGTGDGGNAGPTIRALAAAMKNMNVPITDARELRDAKNVAIVMIEATIPKTGLHQGQRLDCYVSSYLGSESLRGGRLLIAPIQLADMRSELLVGTASGATVIEDPVTPTRARIPGGVVLETDLFRSAEYLHRIVDTSTGEPKIRLLLNESHSSFISARMITEVINEAFEFESFDQQHAKAVSPSVIDISIPKTWQETPVDFIAEVLDLKITSPHSMSRVQVNAQTGVVILSGDVELSPVLINHPNLQISIGNVPNLVDGAQFRVLSDEQSVRTNSRLDELVQALNQLGVPREAMIEVLRELARSGKLHAIYEEI
- a CDS encoding rod-binding protein produces the protein MNISAASSTSNDMLRMSQLAGSPNVSAKDVTAKQAFQQFVGSTFYQQMLKALRSTEQKVQYLDSGQAEEAFRNQLDQQLAQDLAASHGADFSDSLYEAFEVGLKTRMAEKGAQIDQLA
- a CDS encoding flagellar export chaperone FlgN; amino-acid sequence: MERPASPPLTGFQREIETLLIDLVTVQRQLSDVQTAKKQVLISRELEQLDQLQQTERQHQQRLNQLLGLRQHLMENMRRGGIIGNSLYQQCHHQGWLQEGRLASLFREARQLGMELRQQSWSLWTLAQKASRYYTAALELIAQGGNQQPTYEQHPQNSGGSTGGALLDASI